In one Aeromicrobium erythreum genomic region, the following are encoded:
- a CDS encoding DNA polymerase III subunit delta' produces the protein MTSVWDELVGQAPVVDTLSAAVRSAGGDGRSMTHAWLFTGPPGSGRSNAAKAFAAALQCERGGCGECRSCTTAAAGSHPDITLIRTDGLSIGTDVAREYVRKSALSPALGRWQVLVVEDADRLTEQAANALLKAVEEPSPFTVWMLCAPATEDVIVTIRSRCRPVLLRTPPVDAIARLLVERDGVEPQLAHEVAAASQGHIGRARGLARDPQARERRREILSLPTSLRSLGDCLVAAQRINDEATARAAAIADVADERESADLKQSWGVEDRGRRPAGYAGAVSSLEKDQKRRRTRLARDSIDGVLLDLLSFCRDVVAVQTAPGAPLVNADVADAVREAARLWTPESTLSRIGAIVEAREALTANAAPLLTLERMMMGFRSR, from the coding sequence GTGACCAGCGTCTGGGACGAGCTCGTCGGGCAGGCCCCGGTCGTCGACACGCTGTCGGCCGCGGTCCGCTCGGCCGGTGGCGACGGTCGCTCGATGACCCACGCCTGGCTGTTCACGGGCCCGCCCGGATCGGGACGCTCGAACGCGGCGAAGGCGTTCGCTGCGGCGCTGCAGTGCGAGCGCGGCGGCTGCGGCGAGTGCCGCTCCTGCACCACGGCGGCGGCGGGCAGCCACCCCGACATCACGCTCATCCGTACCGACGGTCTCTCGATCGGCACCGACGTCGCCCGCGAGTACGTCCGCAAGTCCGCGCTCAGCCCGGCCCTCGGGCGCTGGCAGGTGCTGGTCGTCGAGGACGCCGACCGGCTCACCGAGCAGGCGGCCAACGCCCTCCTCAAGGCGGTGGAGGAGCCGTCGCCGTTCACCGTGTGGATGCTCTGCGCGCCCGCCACGGAGGACGTGATCGTCACGATCCGCTCGCGCTGCCGGCCGGTGCTGCTGCGCACGCCGCCGGTCGACGCCATCGCCCGCCTGCTCGTCGAGCGCGACGGGGTCGAGCCGCAGCTGGCGCACGAGGTGGCGGCCGCCTCCCAGGGCCACATCGGCCGGGCTCGCGGCCTCGCGCGCGACCCCCAGGCGCGGGAGCGGCGCCGGGAGATCCTGTCGCTGCCGACGTCGCTGCGCTCCCTCGGCGACTGCCTGGTGGCGGCGCAGCGCATCAACGACGAGGCCACCGCCCGTGCCGCCGCGATCGCCGACGTCGCCGACGAGCGCGAGAGCGCCGACCTCAAGCAGTCGTGGGGCGTGGAGGACCGCGGCCGTCGCCCCGCCGGCTACGCCGGGGCGGTCTCCTCGCTCGAGAAGGACCAGAAGCGACGTCGTACCCGGCTGGCGCGCGACTCCATCGACGGGGTGCTGCTCGACCTGCTGTCGTTCTGCCGCGACGTCGTCGCCGTGCAGACCGCCCCCGGCGCACCGCTCGTGAACGCCGACGTCGCCGACGCGGTGCGCGAGGCGGCCCGTCTGTGGACGCCCGAGTCGACGCTGAGCCGGATCGGTGCGATCGTCGAGGCGCGCGAGGCGCTCACCGCGAACGCAGCACCGCTGCTCACCCTCGAACGCATGATGATGGGATTCCGGAGCCGATGA